A single region of the Lotus japonicus ecotype B-129 chromosome 4, LjGifu_v1.2 genome encodes:
- the LOC130715141 gene encoding putative pectinesterase/pectinesterase inhibitor 45, protein MAFQDFDVISERRRNEQRQKLKKRIIIGVVSTILLVGIIGAAFFVATTEYGFGGNNAKEGHDQDSSTSSRQHVQHSEKMVKLVCSNASYKDKCEGPLNKAVKDDPKLSNPKDLLKTYVKYAEEEVNKAFNKTNSFKFESEEEKGAFEDCKQLIRDAKDDLATSISELGKIELSKLSSRSPDLNSWLSAVISFQQTCVDGFPEGKLKNDIQGLFNGTNEFISNSLAIVSQVSTVLSTFQTLASGRLLLSENSNSPAASLDSDGFPSWVHVDDRRLLKAADNRPKPNVTVAKDGSGDFKTISEALNKIPATYKGRYVVYVKEGVYDEQVTVTKKMQNVTMYGDGSQKSIITGSKNFRDGVRTFQTASFVVLGDGFLGLAMGFRNTAGPEGHQAVAARVQADRSVFANCRFEGYQDTLYTQTHRQFYRSCIVAGTIDFIFGDAAVVFQNCIMVVRKPMDNQQNMVTAQGRMDKHQPTGIVLQKCTIKADPSLIPVKDKIRSYLGRPWKEFSRTIVMESEIGDFIHPDGWTPWMGNFALNTLYYAEFNNNGPGASTNARVKWPGYKVINRDEASKFTVGTFLRGSWVQGSGVPAVQGFYK, encoded by the exons ATGGCATTCCAAGATTTCGACGTCATCTCAGAAAGAAGAAGGAATGAGCAGAGGCAAAAGCTGAAGAAAAGGATCATTATTGGTGTTGTCTCCACCATTCTCCTTGTTGGTATCATTGGTGCTGCATTCTTTGTTGCCACCACAGAATATGGCTTTGGAGGTAACAATGCTAAAGAGGGTCATGACCAAGATTCATCCACAAGCAGCAGACAACATGTTCAACATTCAGAGAAGATGGTGAAACTTGTTTGCAGCAATGCAAGTTACAAGGACAAATGTGAAGGCCCTCTCAACAAGGCAGTGAAGGATGATCCAAAACTTTCAAATCCCAAAGACCTTCTTAAAACTTATGTGAAATATGCAGAGGAAGAGGTGAACAAGGCTTTTAACAAAACCAACTCCTTCAAGTTCGAATCTGAAGAAGAGAAAGGAGCATTTGAGGATTGCAAGCAGCTGATTCGCGACGCGAAAGACGACTTAGCAACCTCCATCTCAGAATTGGGCAAGATTGAACTCTCCAAGCTCTCTTCAAGATCTCCTGACTTGAACAGTTGGCTCAGTGCTGTCATCTCTTTCCAGCAAACCTGTGTCGATGGTTTCCCCGAGGGAAAGCTGAAGAATGACATCCAGGGTCTCTTCAATGGTACCAATGAGTTCATTAGCAACTCCCTCGCCATCGTTTCGCAGGTGTCCACGGTGCTTTCTACATTCCAAACACTTGCAAGCGGTCGTTTGTTGCTGTCTGAGAATTCCAATTCCCCTGCTGCTTCTTTGGACAGTGATGGATTTCCTTCTTGGGTTCATGTTGATGACAGAAGGTTGTTGAAGGCTGCAGACAACAGGCCTAAACCTAATGTCACCGTGGCGAAAGATGGCAGTGGAGATTTCAAAACCATTTCTGAAGCTTTGAACAAAATCCCTGCAACTTATAAAGGAAG GTATGTGGTTTATGTTAAAGAAGGAGTGTACGATGAGCAAGTGACAGTGACCAAGAAAATGCAAAATGTTACCATGTATGGAGATGGATCCCAAAAGAGTATCATCACTGGCAGCAAAAACTTCAGGGATGGAGTCAGAACTTTCCAAACTGCAAGTTTTG TGGTGCTTGGAGATGGATTCTTGGGCCTAGCAATGGGATTCAGAAACACTGCAGGCCCTGAAGGGCACCAAGCAGTGGCTGCAAGAGTACAAGCAGATCGCTCAGTTTTCGCCAATTGCCGCTTTGAGGGATACCAAGACACCCTCTACACACAAACCCACAGACAGTTCTACAGAAGCTGCATAGTTGCAGGCACAATAGACTTCATCTTTGGTGATGCAGCTGTGGTGTTCCAAAACTGCATCATGGTTGTGAGAAAACCAATGGACAACCAGCAAAACATGGTCACAGCTCAAGGGAGAATGGACAAGCACCAACCCACTGGAATTGTTCTTCAAAAATGTACAATCAAAGCTGATCCCAGTTTGATTCCTGTGAAGGACAAGATCAGAAGCTACCTTGGGAGGCCATGGAAGGAGTTCTCAAGAACTATTGTTATGGAATCTGAAATTGGTGATTTCATTCATCCTGATGGGTGGACACCTTGGATGGGGAACTTTGCACTCAACACATTGTATTATGCTGAGTTCAACAACAATGGACCTGGTGCAAGCACCAACGCTAGGGTCAAGTGGCCTGGCTACAAGGTTATTAACAGAGATGAAGCTAGCAAGTTCACTGTGGGAACTTTCTTGAGAGGCTCTTGGGTTCAGGGCTCTGGTGTGCCTGCTGTGCAGGGCTTCTACAAATAA
- the LOC130713253 gene encoding pentatricopeptide repeat-containing protein At2g15630, mitochondrial-like, whose protein sequence is MVRRRFGSLILKSLSKTRSYFSSSVAVSSPTPTTLPPPPITESALLLRSIESSQRHFIEHLAPLLTPSILTSFDLTSRCFSFCTLYRFSYPKPSVHRLLHPLILTGAANPESIFNELARTRELLNLFDALITAYCELNKPDEALNSFYLMKEKGFLPKIETCNDLFLKLNRNQAEEFIRHMDTLGLKPAIYEYNTLLHYGGDKFQVACVMFQTLKDSGLCLDAYSSNSYNFVMYKEGRLEEASDSLAKMLESESGLVPHAVTYDALIHQQCCKEDIDKAIAYKDEMISRGIEPTLVTYTLLIELLFDVGSELEAEDLIKEMQEKGLKPDVYTYNTFMTGYARRKNRSNHISLHDEMVEKRIQPNHVTYNNMILGYCNCMEIEEAQKVFDEMKTRGIKPDYISCNLLIGGYFYEKGGAKNALRVRDEMLKMGFDPTITTYYGLIVALYKENEVEHAEELLKEMISKGICTTDDWTYQGLKGYIEETTDLWVAEAGKCQIQEDP, encoded by the coding sequence ATGGTGCGGCGGCGATTTGGAAGCCTCATCCTCAAATCGCTCTCCAAAACTCGCAGCTATTTCTCCTCCTCCGTTGCTGTTTCTAGTCCCACGCCCACCacattaccaccaccaccaatcaCTGAATCCGCACTCCTGCTGCGTTCAATCGAATCTTCTCAGCGGCATTTCATCGAACACCTTGCCCCACTCCTCACCCCTTCCATTCTCACCTCCTTCGACCTCACCAGTCGATGCTTCTCCTTTTGCACCCTCTACCGCTTCTCATACCCCAAACCCTCAGTCCACCGCCTCCTTCACCCCCTCATTCTCACCGGCGCCGCCAACCCAGAGTCGATTTTCAACGAACTGGCACGTACCCGGGAGCTTCTCAACCTCTTTGATGCTCTCATCACGGCTTATTGTGAACTCAACAAGCCCGATGAGGCTCTCAACTCCTTCTACTTGATGAAGGAAAAGGGATTTCTGCCAAAGATTGAAACCTGTAATGACTTGTTCCTCAAGTTGAATAGAAACCAGGCTGAGGAGTTTATTAGGCACATGGACACTCTTGGGCTGAAGCCTGCTATATATGAGTATAACACACTCCTACACTATGGAGGAGACAAGTTCCAAGTTGCTTGTGTCATGTTTCAGACATTGAAGGATTCAGGACTTTGTCTGGATGCTTACAGCTCTAATTCTTATAATTTTGTCATGTACAAAGAAGGAAGGCTTGAGGAAGCATCTGATTCACTTGCAAAGATGTTAGAGTCAGAGTCAGGATTGGTGCCACATGCAGTGACATATGATGCCTTGATTCATCAGCAATGCTGTAAGGAGGATATAGATAAGGCTATTGCATACAAAGATGAGATGATAAGCAGAGGGATAGAGCCAACTCTTGTCACTTACACTTTGTTGATTGAGTTACTGTTTGATGTAGGGAGTGAATTGGAAGCTGaagatttgatcaaagaaatgCAAGAAAAAGGATTGAAGCCGGATGTTTATACTTATAACACTTTCATGACCGGTTATGCCAGACGCAAGAATCGGAGTAATCACATAAGCCTTCATGATGAAATGGTGGAGAAAAGGATTCAGCCCAATCATGTAACATATAATAATATGATCCTAGGGTACTGCAACTGTATGGAAATAGAGGAAGCTCAGAAAGTTTTTGATGAGATGAAGACAAGGGGGATCAAACCTGATTATATTAGTTGCAATTTACTCATTGGTGGTTATTTTTATGAAAAAGGTGGCGCGAAGAACGCTTTGAGAGTCCGTGATGAAATGTTGAAGATGGGATTTGATCCTACCATTACCACTTATTATGGACTTATAGTAGCCTTGTACAAAGAAAATGAAGTTGAACACGCTGAAGAGCTCCTCAAAGAAATGATTAGTAAAGGCATTTGTACTACTGATGACTGGACATACCAAGGTTTAAAGGGGTACATTGAGGAAACAACTGATCTATGGGTGGCCGAGGCTGGGAAATGCCAGATTCAGGAAGATCCTTGA
- the LOC130715522 gene encoding probable pectinesterase/pectinesterase inhibitor 12, translated as MATSSPKLFLLLLLAISCYSSNASTKTFHANLSSLKSLCKTTPYPDACFNSSKLSISININPNILNTLLQSLQAAISETTKLSELFNNAGEHSDIKENKRGTIQDCRELHQSTLASLKKSLSGIHSKNSRKLIDSRTYLSAALTNKNTCLESLDSASGTLKPVLVNSVINTYKHVSNSLSMIPKPEKSAPTSTWFPTKKDLEISDEVPMLVVAADGTGNFSTISEAIDFAPNNSFYRTIIYVKEGVYEENVEIPTYKTNIVLLGDGRDVTAITGNRSVVDGWTTFRSATLAVSGEGFLARDIAFENTAGPEKHQAVALRVNADLTAFYRCTMLGYQDTLYVHSFRQFYRECDIFGTIDFIFGNAAVVLQACNIVSRMPLPGQFTVITAQSRDSLDEDTGISIQNCSILATDDLFSNSRSFKSYLGRPWRVYSRTVFLESYIDEFIDPTGWTKWSDSDDEELDSLYYGEYENYGPGAGTENRVNWAGYHLMDYNDAYNFTVSEFIIGDEWLGSTSFPYDEGI; from the exons ATGGCTACTTCATCTCCTAAACTCTTCCTACTCCTCCTCTTAGCAATCTCCTGCTACTCCTCCAATGCATCCACAAAAACATTTCATGCAAATCTCTCTTCCTTAAAATCTTTGTGCAAAACTACTCCATACCCTGATGCTTGCTTCAATTCATCCAAGCTTTCCATCTCCATAAACATCAATCCAAACATCCTCAACACCCTTCTTCAGTCCCTCCAAGCAGCAATATCAGAAACCACAAAGCTATCTGAACTTTTCAACAATGCAGGAGAACACTCAGACATCAAAGAGAACAAAAGAGGAACAATCCAAGACTGCAGGGAACTCCATCAATCCACCTTGGCTTccttaaaaaaatcattatctGGGATCCATTCCAAGAACTCAAGGAAGCTAATTGATTCAAGAACCTACCTCAGTGCAGCACTCACCAACAAGAACACATGTCTAGAAAGTTTGGACTCTGCTTCTGGTACCCTGAAGCCAGTGCTTGTGAATTCTGTGATCAACACTTATAAACATGTCAGTAACTCTCTTTCAATGATTCCTAAGCCTGAGAAAAGTGCTCCAACATCAACATGGTTTCCAACCAAAAAAGACCTTGAAATCAGTGATGAAGTGCCTATGCTGGTTGTGGCTGCAGATGGAACAGGGAACTTTAGCACCATAAGTGAAGCCATTGATTTTGCTCCAAATAACAGCTTTTATAGGACAATAATCTATGTGAAAGAAGGGGTGTATGAGGAAAATGTGGAGATCCCTACTTATAAGACCAATATTGTTCTGCTTGGTGATGGAAGGGATGTCACTGCCATTACTGGCAATAGAAGTGTTGTTGATGGCTGGACCACTTTCAGATCTGCAACTTTAG ctGTCTCAGGGGAGGGATTTCTAGCACGTGACATAGCTTTTGAGAACACGGCAGGGCCAGAGAAGCATCAAGCAGTTGCACTGAGAGTGAATGCAGACTTAACTGCTTTCTACAGATGCACCATGCTTGGTTACCAAGACACTCTTTATGTTCACTCCTTCAGGCAATTCTATAGAGAGTGTGACATTTTTGGGACCATAGATTTCATATTTGGCAATGCAGCAGTGGTGTTACAAGCATGTAACATTGTGTCTAGAATGCCACTACCTGGCCAATTCACTGTCATTACAGCACAATCAAGAGATTCCCTTGATGAGGACACAGGAATCTCAATCCAAAACTGCTCAATTTTAGCTACGGATGATTTGTTTTCAAACTCTAGGAGCTTCAAGAGCTACCTAGGGAGACCATGGAGGGTGTATTCTCGTACTGTGTTTCTTGAGTCTTACATTGATGAGTTCATTGACCCTACAGGGTGGACTAAGTGgtctgattctgatgatgaagaattgGACTCTTTGTACTATGGAGAGTATGAGAATTATGGGCCTGGGGCAGGGACTGAGAACAGAGTGAATTGGGCTGGGTACCATTTAATGGATTACAATGATGCCTATAACTTCACTGTTTCAGAGTTCATTATTGGGGATGAGTGGCTTGGTTCTACTTCCTTCCCTTATGATGAAGGGATTTGA
- the LOC130715185 gene encoding putative invertase inhibitor yields the protein MASRKALNQFLILPVLLITCFIFLGQCARLQNTEEGEDLVTATCKHTLHFKVCVSSLRSVPSSKSSDLKKLAEIALNLSSNYAAKTLSYVCKLKSSTANVTNSNRYMSRCLSDCIEEYKEARENLQDSAEAFAEGDYDQVDTLVSAAMSDAETCEDGFKEVFIDDGNKDYSNPSLTKRNSYFFELCSNALAITKLLV from the coding sequence ATGGCATCAAGAAAAGCCTTGAACCAGTTTCTGATTCTGCCAGTCTTGCTGATAACTTGCTTTATTTTTCTGGGGCAATGTGCTAGGCTGCAGAACACAGAAGAGGGAGAGGATTTGGTCACTGCAACCTGCAAGCACACCCTTCATTTTAAAGTGTGTGTATCTTCCTTGAGATCAGTTCCTAGTAGCAAGAGTTCAGATCTCAAAAAGCTGGCTGAGATTGCATTGAATCTGAGCTCAAATTATGCTGCAAAGACATTGTCCTATGTGTGTAAGCTGAAATCTTCTACTGCTAATGTCACCAACAGTAACAGGTACATGTCTCGTTGCTTAAGTGATTGCATAGAGGAATACAAAGAAGCCAGAGAGAATTTGCAGGACTCAGCAGAAGCATTTGCAGAAGGAGATTATGACCAGGTAGATACATTGGTGTCTGCTGCTATGTCAGATGCTGAGACATGTGAGGATGGATTCAAGGAGGTGTTCATTGATGATGGCAATAAGGATTATTCCAATCCTTCTCTTACTAAGAGAAACAGTTACTTCTTTGAACTGTGTAGTAATGCTCTGGCCATTACAAAATTATTAGTTTGA
- the LOC130715184 gene encoding DNA repair protein RAD51 homolog 1 — protein MEQQRHQKTAQQQPQEEGEEIQHGPLPIEQLQASGIASIDVKKLKDAGICTVESVAYTPRKDLLQIKGISEAKVDKIVEAASKLVPMGFTSASELHVQRESIIQITTGSRELDKILDGGIETGSITELYGEFRSGKTQLCHTLCVTCQLPLDQGGGEGKAMYIDAEGTFRPQRLLQIADRFGLNGADVLENVAYARAYNTDHQSRLLLEAASMMVETRFAVMIVDSATALYRTDFSGRGELSARQMHLAKFLRSLQKLADEFGVAIVITNQVVSQVDGSAVFAGPQVKPIGGNIMAHATTTRLALRKGRGEERICKVISSPCLAEAEARFQILAEGVSDVKD, from the exons ATGGAGCAGCAGCGCCACCAGAAAACCGCCCAACAACAACCacaggaagaaggtgaagaaatCCAACACGGACCTCTACCCATCGAACAGCTTCAG GCTTCGGGCATAGCTTCCATCGACGTCAAGAAACTGAAAGATGCAGGAATTTGCACTGTTGAGTCTGTCGCTTACACTCCCAGGAAAGATCTTTTGCAAATCAAAGGTATCAGTGAAGCAAAGGTTGACAAGATTGTTGAAGCAG CGTCGAAGCTGGTGCCGATGGGGTTTACTAGTGCTAGTGAGCTTCATGTCCAGCGGGAATCAATTATTCAGATTACCACTGGGTCAAGAGAGCTTGACAAGATTTTGGATG GTGGAATTGAGACAGGTTCTATCACTGAGTTGTATGGTGAGTTTCGATCCGGGAAGACTCAGTTGTGTCACACTCTGTGTGTCACTTGCCAA TTGCCACTAGATCAAGGGGGTGGTGAGGGAAAAGCTATGTACATAGATGCTGAGGGCACATTTAGGCCTCAGCGACTCTTACAGATAGCTGATAG GTTTGGACTCAATGGTGCTGATGTATTGGAAAATGTCGCTTATGCTCGAGCATATAACACTGATCATCAATCACGGCTTTTGCTTGAAGCAGCTTCAATGATGGTGGAAACAAG GTTTGCTGTAATGATAGTAGACAGTGCTACTGCCCTCTATAGGACAGATTTCTCAGGAAGAGGTGAGCTTTCAGCCCGGCAAATGCATCTAGCAAAGTTCCTGAGGAGCCTTCAGAAATTAGCAGATGAG TTTGGTGTGGCTATTGTCATAACAAACCAAGTAGTTTCACAAGTAGACGGTTCTGCAGTCTTTGCTGGACCTCAGGTCAAGCCTATTGGAGGCAACATTATGGCTCACGCTACAACAACAAG GTTAGCTCTCAGGAAAGGTAGAGGGGAAGAACGAATCTGTAAAGTGATAAGTTCTCCTTGTTTGGCCGAAGCTGAAGCAAGGTTTCAGATTCTTGCTGAAGGTGTTTCGGATGTTAAAGACTGA
- the LOC130715924 gene encoding pectinesterase/pectinesterase inhibitor PPE8B-like, which yields MAISSTLTPTLILLLIMSLQPCTTPSSASTITEFSGLSCLRVSPNRFIDSANKVINLLQNVSYNLSPFTKVNQDNDNRLSNAISDCLELFDMAYENLKWSISATQNHQDIPGNKNNGTGNLSSDLRTWISAVLSYQETCIDGFEGTNSNVKDHVSGGLDQVISLVKNELLLQVVPDSDPSNISNSGEFPSWVKAEDEKLLQQDAPPPPADVVVAADGSGNYTTVMDAVKDAPEYNMTRYVIHVKKGIYKEYVEIKKKKWNIMIVGDGMDVTTISGNRSYGHDNITTFRTATFAVSAIGFIARDITFENTAGPENKQAVALRSDSDLSVFYRCGIKGYQDSLYAHSQRQFYKECRIRGTVDFICGNAAAVFQNCLIQPKKPLKDQKNTIAAQSRTHPNQTSGFSFHNCTIIPDPDFQPSNGSIQTFLGRPWKNFSRTVFMESFMSEMIHPEGWLEWETNTTYDDTLFFGEYQNKGPGSGVANRVKWRGYHVLNNSQAMDFTVNQFIKGDLWLPSTGVSYNAGLLV from the exons ATGGCTATCTCTTCAACACTCACTCCCACACTCATCCTCTTGCTGATAATGTCTCTTCAACCATGCACCACCCCATCTTCCGCTTCTACCATCACTGAATTCTCAGGATTATCATGTCTCAGAGTTTCTCCAAACAGATTCATTGactctgcaaacaaagtcattAATCTTCTTCAAAATGTCTCATACAATCTCTCACCCTTCACCAAAGTTAATCAGGATAATGATAATCGTCTCTCAAATGCCATTTCTGACTGTCTAGAATTGTTTGACATGGCTTACGAAAATCTTAAATGGTCTATTTCCGCTACCCAGAACCACCAAG ACATTCCAGGGAATAAGAACAATGGCACTGGAAACTTAAGCTCTGATTTGAGAACATGGATAAGTGCTGTACTTTCTTATCAAGAGACTTGCATTGATGGATTCGAAGGTACAAACAGCAATGTGAAGGATCATGTATCAGGTGGACTTGACCAGGTGATATCATTGGTGAAGAATGAGCTACTTCTTCAAGTGGTCCCTGACTCTGATCCGTCAAACATTAGCAACAGTGGTGAATTTCCTTCTTGGGTCAAAGCAGAGGATGAGAAGCTTCTGCAACAGGATGCACCGCCGCCGCCAGCGgatgtggtggtggcggcggatgGGAGCGGGAACTACACGACGGTGATGGATGCGGTGAAGGATGCACCTGAGTACAACATGACGCGTTATGTGATACATGTGAAGAAGGGTATTTATAAGGAGTATGTTGAGatcaagaagaagaaatggaACATCATGATTGTTGGTGATGGCATGGATGTGACAACTATTTCTGGTAACCGGAGCTATGGTCACGACAATATAACCACCTTCAGAACAGCTACATTTG CTGTAAGTGCTATAGGCTTCATAGCAAGAGACATCACCTTTGAGAACACAGCAGGGCCAGAGAATAAACAAGCAGTAGCACTAAGATCAGACTCCGACCTCTCTGTGTTCTACCGATGTGGGATCAAAGGCTACCAGGACAGCCTCTACGCTCACTCCCAAAGGCAATTCTACAAGGAATGCAGAATCAGGGGCACGGTTGATTTCATCTGCGGCAACGCGGCCGCGGTGTTCCAGAACTGCCTAATCCAACCCAAGAAGCCCTTGAAGGATCAGAAAAACACAATTGCTGCACAAAGTCGAACACATCCGAATCAAACCAGTGGCTTCTCCTTCCATAACTGCACCATTATTCCAGATCCTGATTTTCAACCTTCAAATGGTTCCATCCAAACATTCCTTGGAAGACCCTGGAAGAATTTTTCAAGAACAGTTTTCATGGAATCGTTCATGAGTGAGATGATACATCCAGAAGGGTGGTTAGAGTGGGAGACTAATACGACTTATGATGACACATTGTTCTTTGGCGAGTACCAGAATAAAGGACCAGGTAGTGGAGTTGCTAACAGGGTGAAATGGAGAGGGTATCATGTGTTGAATAATTCACAAGCTATGGACTTCACTGTGAATCAATTTATTAAGGGGGATTTGTGGTTGCCTTCCACAGGTGTAAGTTACAATGCTGGATTGTTAGTTTGA